The sequence TTCATCAAATGCCTCGTTCTCTGATCCATGGGCGTACAATTTGGTTTTCTACTAATGTTTGCACGCCGCTTTCTACCAGTATTTCCCCTGATTTCACGCCAAATACCATGCCAGTATCAAGATTGACCGACACCAATCGTCGATGCACCTTTGAACTGCTTGGGTCATAGATCCAAACATGGCCTTTTTGCATATGATTCACTTCTGCCATATCAATCCATGCACTGCTTTGAATAGGATTTGGCGCAGATTGATCACTTTGGATAAACACCTGCAATTGACCGCTGTGTCCTGGCATGAGTGGGATTGTTGAATTAAATGCCACCTTCACCAAATAGCTATTGGTGTCTAAATCGGGTTGGCTGGATATTTCGATGATCTGCGCAGGGAAGGGATGGTCAGGCAAAGTATCACTGACAAATTGCAATTTAGGTTGTCTTCCCATAAGGCGATGTGCGACCAAAACCGGTACCGACACCGATACGTTGTAACTGCTGTTGTCTATGATATTGACGATAGGTTGCAAAGGCGCAACCACTTGGTGGGCATTGCTATGACGCATGGAGACCACACCAGAAAAAGGCGCATAGATTTTGCCATAAGAAAGGTCAGTTTTAGCCTGCTCTAACGCCGCTTCGGTGGTCTTGTATTGGGTATAAGCTTGGTCTAACGCATCTTTACTGATCAGTTTTTTCGCCTGCAGTTGCTTAGCACGTTGATACTCACTTTTTGCCAGTACAAATTCTGTGGTTGCCGATTTTACGGCCAATTTTAAGTCTGCATCATCTAATGAGGCCAACAGTTGTCCTTTCGACACTTTTTGCCCCATTTCGACTGATATTGATTGTATTTCGCCCCCAACACGAAAAGAGATGGGTGAGTTCTTTACTGGAACAATCTCACCTAAAAATTGATAGGAGGGGTCGATATGCTGCAATTGCAGTTGGGTTGTTTTAATCGGTTTAATACTGCTAGGAACAACTTCGTCGGAGTGAGATAGGTCACAACCGACTAAAGAAATACCTAGCAAGAGGCTGATAATTAAGGGAAATAGCTTCATGTCATATACCTTATATTGCACGTGTGTGTAGTATAAGTGCGATGAATAAATTAAATCAATATATTTTACATTTGTGCAGTAAATAAAAAGAGTTATGTATTCTTGTTATTATTTAGTACCTTAATGCTAGGCAACAAAGTACGCAGAGGATTGTGGTGCAGAGAAAACAAGGTCGAAGAAGCGCAGAAGAAGCTGAAAAAACAAAGCTGATGATTCTTAGTAGCGCGGCGTTTTTATTTTGTGAGAAGGGATACAATCAAGTCTCAGTACGTGACATCAGTGAGCGAGCGGGGGTAACCCACAGTTTGATCCGTCACTACTTTGGTAGCAAAGTGCAGATCTGGCGAGCAATCATCGATCAGATGCACGATTATGTTGATATTTATGGCAAAGGATTAGAAGAGTACATAGAGGTTGATGTCGCAGATAAATCGTTTATTTATCATTATTTGTGTCACTTTATGGCCTATATGCTGAGATGTCCGCAGTTATGTCAAATCATGCTCGATTATATCCATCACCCAGATAATGGTGCACAGGATGGTGAGGAATACAGCCCGCACATTCAAAGCGTTGTTGAGCGAGCTTATGCCAATATTCCCGATGTGATTGCCAGACTATCAAGCAACCCCAATTTAACCATGTGGCGCTTTTTAACTCACGCTGGTGGCGCTGTAGCCTTTAAGCCGTTTATGGCAGCGGCTTGGCCGGGAAAAACCTATCAACAAGGTTTGCTGGAACATTGGAAGCTTTATGAGCAAGAGATTGCTCGTGAGTATGATATTGCTCAATCTCAACGTTTAAGCGCCTCTGGTATTGATGAGCTAGTGATTGATGTTGAGTGCCATGATGCTGATTTAAAAAAGATCTATCAGCAGCAACTTGAGTTGTTAAAGCAAGATCAACAGTAACGCTTGGGTTATGAGATATTGCGTTAAAACACGCTTATTCTACCGAAAAGAAAACTGAAAAAGTAAGCTGAAAAAAGAAATGCACACCCTCTATAAGGTGTGCATTTTTGTTTAGAAGTGACTCGCAGTTAGGACTTTATGTCCCTTTGCTAGGATGGCGTGAGATTTCTAGTTTCCTCTACCGAAGTACACAGTGCATCCATAGAAAATAAACCCAGCCACAATTACACCAATTATCCATACGTCGGTCTGATTCATTTTTTGTCCTCGTCTGAGTAAATACCTATTAATTTAGCGATAACCACAGAGATAATAGTTATCGAAAAAATCATCGTTAGTGCCTGTAAAAAAATTTCAAATGCAAGATTCATCTGCGATTCCTTCTAGTGGGAGCTTGCCTGTTTCATATTCTTTGAGCGAAATTTTGCCGGTTTAGATTCGCCAGCAAACATTAGCAATACAATGGTTAAGATAAAGGCAACCGATGCCGTAATATGGGCATTTTCTAGGCGTGCCGTCATTGGCAGTACTTCGATGATGGCATGTTTAAGCGGACGGATAGTCCAAATCATGTTGCACGCCCAAGATACGAGCAATACAGTAACGGCCACATTGGTGTTTCGTTTCCAGAATAGTCCTGCAACTGTGACGAAGAATAACGGAGCCAACCATGCAAATAGCCAGTTGATAGCCGGTACGATAGCCGGTTGGTTAAAGAAGGTCAGTACTGCAGCAACAGAGCCGAACGCAATGATAAGGCGCTGAATGGTTCTCTTCTCTTCGATAGGCGTCATTGGCGTTTTGCGGTTTGCCTGAATGATGTCTTTGGTGAAGATAGTCGCAGGAGCCAATACGGTCATTGCGTAAGTAGACAGTAGTGCACCCACAAAACCGGCTTGTAGCATGACGACTAACCATGTTGGTAGAAGTTTCACCACTAAGGTTGCGCCCGCAAGTTTAGGACCAAGCTCAGCAAATTCAGGGATAGTAAATGCCGCTAGACCAACGAGTACAGGGAATACACCAAAGATGCCGTTGATAGGAGCAGCAATCCAGATTGAACGACGGATAACAGATTCGTCTTTTGCAGACATGGCCGCGGCCATACCTTGCTGGTTAACAGATTGAGAGAATACTACGGAGAAAACAGTGGCAATACCAAAACCAAATAGTAGGTCTGGCGTACCGAAAATGCTCAGTTTAAATTCTTGACCATTGTCGATATAGAATTGGCGAACACCATCCCAACCTTCAGGTAGAACGAAGCCTAAGTAAACAGCCGCAATAATAATCGAGCTATACATTACCACAGCGTTGACAAGGTTTACCCACATGGTTTGCTTAATGCCACCCATAGTGACATAGGCTAAACCAAGGAATGCACCAACAATGATTGAGAAAGGAAGTGACCAACCACTGGTCGCAGACAGTGCAATACCAATCGCTTGAGTTTCAAGAGAAACTAGACCAAATACCACCATTGCACTAATACATGCAGTTAGGTTACGCATTTGCTTGCCAAATAAGTTGCCTTGTAGCTCAGGAATGGTTGAACATCCTAAACGACGAACCCAGCGTCCAGTACCCATACAAATAACACACATTAATATGGTGTGGGCGAAACAGAACCAAAGTGCTACCGCACCCATTCCGTAGGACATTTCCATCAGTCCATATACGTGCGCCGAACCTAAGTAGGTAATGGCGAGCGTAACAGAAAACATTGCGATATTTGCATCAGCACCACCACGTGCCATGTCGGTGACACGCCCCGATGCTTTATCTTGTTGATTTAAGTACCACCCAATCCCGCCAATAACGACGAGATTATAAAGAAGTACCATTATTAAAACTGAGTTCATATTTAAGACCTCTTATTGATATTATCCGTAAATTCAGTATTTATAATGAGATAAATATCAATATAAAAAATCGAACCGCATCACTATTCATATTAATTATTTTGCATGAATAAGAATCGAGATTTCATAAAAGAAATATTATTTTCATTATCAGATATATCAATGCGATGAATAATATCGACTAGGTCACTAAATAGTATTTTTTAAATTAAAAATATATGAGCTAAATCTATGTTATTTAATAAATATAGAGAATAAGTGTGAAGTGCTTAATTATCACTTTACGACATATGGTACAAGTATTCCCATCAATGAAGCGTATGAACTTGAATTCCTAGTTTTTTGATGCGGCTTCTCAGCGTATGTGGATTGATGTCTAATATTTCAGCAGCGCCGTTTGCACCTTGTATCTTTCCTTTGGTAAACAGAAGCACCTTCTCTATATGGCTCTTATTGATTTCATCTAAGGTATAGAACATGGTCTCTGGATCTTGCTGTGCAGACAAAAGGTACGGGGTTGCTGCAGGCTCAGTGGTACAAAAAGTCAGTTCTGCGCCCTGACAGCTGATGACAGACCGTTCGATGATATTGGCAAGCTCGCGCACATTGCCCGGCCAGTGGTAGCTTTGCAGGTTAGCAATCTCACCCAGTGCAATTTCCGGCTGTGGAATGTGTAACTTATTACAGCACTGCGAGATAAAATGATTAGCAAATAGAGGGATGTCTTCTAAGCGCTGTCTCAGTGGTGGCACAGTGATTGGGAATAGACACAAGCGATAGTATAAATCGGCGCGGAAGGTGTTGTTCTCCACCATCTTATCTAAAGAGCGATTGGTCGCGGCAATAATACGCACATCGACCTTAATGGTTGAGTTACTGCCAATGCGTTCCATCTCTCCATTTTGCAAGACGCGCAGTAGCCTCACTTGAGCTTGTTTAGAGAGTTCACCAATTTCATCTAAGAAGAGAGTGCCTTTGTTGGCTCGTTCAAAGCGACCTATCTGACGCTCAATCGCCCCAGTAAAGGCGCCTTTTTCATGACCAAATAGTTCACTGTCTATCAGGCTTTCAGGGATGGCGCCGCAGTTTACTCGAATAAATGGCTCATCTTTACGGGTGGATAGAGCTTGAATTTCATTAGCAATAACGTCTTTGCCTACCCCTGTTTCCCCAAGAATAAGCACTGGTGCATCGGTGAGCGCAATGGCTTCAACCTGCTGCATGGTTTGCTTTAAGCCACTATCGCTACCAATGACATCGATACGATGAATACCGGCTATCTTATGCTTTAGATCTTGGTTTTCTTTAAGTAGGTTTTCATGCATCTGTTTAATTTCTAGATGCTTAATGCTATTTGAGACCGCAATACCAAACGGAGAATTTAAAGACGAAAACAGTTCGGTATGTAGGGAGGTAAAGCGGTTTTCCCCTCTTGCCAATAGGGCAATGTCACAAATGCGTTCATCACCAATCTTTATTCTTGAGATCATATGTGAGTAGGTATGATTGCCATAAATGGACTTGAGATGCTCTTGAACTTTGGCGCTAATCGGGTCGTCTTGATAATCATTGACCGCTTTTACATCATTGGTCTGCTCCCAGCGCGGTATATAGCGAAAGTCTTCTTCTATAGGGATAATAATGTTGCAAGCGCGACTGCTGGTCATATCTGCAGAGGCGATGATTCTTAGTGAGCATAAGTTTTCATCCCAAAGATGCACAGACAACACATCACCGGGGATGACTTCGGTCATAAATTTAAGGCAGTTTTGTAGGCCATGATGCAAGCTGAGGCTTCCAGTTAGGGCTTCTACCGCTTGTTTGTAAAAACTGTCTTTATCCATAGAGTCTGCTTCACTTGTTGTTCTTATAAATAGGAAATATCGTTATGATATTTCATAACGCTGTGATATTTCCTATTTTATATCGAAGACGCTGAGTGAAAAACTGATTAAGATCATTATTTAGTTTTGACTTATGGTGATAGAGATCCACTAATTAATAATTAAAAATGTTGGCTTGCATTTTGCAGTATGGAAATAACTATTAAAGTTGTTAGTGGAGTAATTGGATGAAGATTCCTAATATCGCAGCAGATAAACAATTAAAAGTAATTTTATTTGGTTTAACCCATACAATAAATGTATTAACTAAAAAAGACCGAAAGTTTAAAGCCCTTGTTTCTCAAAAAGATTTTACGGCGTGTATTTGTATTCGAACGTCAGATGTTGGGCGAGTTTTTAAATTTAATAATGGTAAAGTAAGATCACAATCAAAAAAAGATATTAATTGTGATGTGGTCATGACATTTGAATCAGCAGAAGATGCGATGAAGATGATGGTGCCGTGGCGCGATTATCAAGATGTGATTGATCTAGCAAAACTATTTAAAGTTGATATTTGTGGCAAGAAAGATGACACCGTAGTGGTGCATTTCACCGATATTCTTGGCGCTATTATGGACAACCAAGTGAAATACGGTACGCCAATGCCAGATGGCACGATGCGTTATGTAAACAATACCAATGGTGGTCCAGTTTTTGTTTTTGTAAAAGACGATAAAATCATTCGTATTACGCCAATTGATTTGGCTGAGGATGATGCTAAGCCATGGACAATCAAAGCTCGTGGTCAAGAGTTTACGCCAACCAACAAGGTGACGGTAAGCCCGCACACGCAAGGCATCAAATCTACCATCTATTCAAAAGATCGTATTTTGTATCCAATGAAGCGTGTCGACTTTGATCCAGATGGTGAGCGTAACCCGCAAAACCGTGGCATTTCAGGCTACGAACGCATTAGTTGGGAAGAAGCTACCGACATAGTGGCAAAAGAAATTGTGCGCGTGAAAAAAGAATTTGGACCGGGTGCGATTATGAACGGTTCTGGCTCGCACCATACTTGGGGTAACTTAGGCTACTGGCTATCGGCTCGTCCACGCTTCTTCAATACTATCGGTACTTCTTATGTAGCGCATAACCCAGACAGTTGGGAAGGCTTCTATTGGGGTGCAATGCACCACTGGGGAAATTCAATTCGTCTTGGCGCGCCAGATACCTATTCAACGGTAGAAGATGCACTGCAACATACGGATATGATCGTATTTTGGTCAGCAGATCCTGAATCGACCAGTGGCGTATACGGCGCTATGGAAGGTACGCAGCGTCGCTTGTGGGCAAAACAGCTCGGTATTGAGTTTGTGCATATTGACCCATTCTACAACCATACTGCAGCATTGCTTGGCGGTAAGTGGTTTGGCACTAAGCCTTCTACTAGTAATGCCATGGCGCTTGCGATTGCTTATGTATGGATGAAAGAAGGTCTATACGATAAAGACTTTGTCGCTGATAAAACCGAAGGCTTTGCCGAGTGGCAAGAGTACGTGTTGGGTAACGAAGATGGCATTCCGAAAACGCCAGAATGGCAGGAAGATGAAACGGGAATTCCAGCACATGATGTACGTGCACTCGCAAGAAAATGGGGTTCAAAACGCGTTTATCTAGCTGCTGGTGGTATTCAAGGCTTTGGCTCTGCATGTCGCAGTGCAACGGGCGCTGAGTGGGCACGTTCTATGGTGTGCTTGATGGCGATGCAAGGCATTGGTAAGCCGGGTGTAAACATGGGTTGTTTGCAACAAGGTACGCCAGTGGATACGCGCTTCTTCTTCCCTGGTTACTCAGAAGGCGGTTTGTCCGGTGACTATGAAGGCACAGGCGTTGGCGTGAACATGTATCAGCGTATGCCACAAGTGATGACCATGAATACGGTTAAACAAGTGGTGCCAAGACTGAAGATCCCAGAGGCGATCTTAGAGGGTAAAACAACAGGTTATCCAACGGATACTAAGTCGATTGAAGGGCAGTTCTTTGAGTTTAAATACCCAGCTCCAGGGCATGCTCCGATTAAGATGTACTACAAATACGGTGGCTCTCACTTTGGCACCATGAACGATTCAAACCGCTACGCGCACATGTATCGTAGCCCGAATCTAGAAACGGTCGTCAACCAATCTATTTGGTTAGAAGGTGAAGCGAAATTTGCGGACGTGATTCTGCCGGCTTGTACTAACTTTGAGCGTTGGGATATTGGTGAGTTTGCAAACTGTGGCGGTTATATCCATCACTGTTATACGCAGGTAAACCACCGCGTTGTGACTATTCAGCATAAGTGTATTGAGCCGTTAGGTGAGTCTAAATCTGACTACGAAATCTTCCGCATGATTGCTTCTAAGCTAGGCCTAGGGGCTTACTACAGTGAAGGTACTTCAGAGCTTGAGTGGGTACGCCGTCTATTTAATGGTACGGATTTACCAAGCAAGATCTCTTGGAAGCAATTCTTAAAACGCGGTTACTACGTGGTTCCTCCACCGAAAGAAGAGCACCGAGACCCTGTGTCATGGCGTTGGTATTACGAAGGGCGTAAGAAAGATGTGCCAGAGATGAACCCGCTTCCTTCTGAATATAAAGAAGGCTTTAAAGAGGGGCTACAAACGCAAAGTGGCAAGATTGAATTTGTCTGTAACAGCTTAAAACGCTTTGCTCCGGATGATCCTGAGCGTCCAATCATGACCAAGTATATTCCGTCTTGGGAAGGGCCACACTCGGGTGAGTTGTACGAGAAATATCCATTGCAGATGATTTCTCCACATAGCCGATACAGCTTCCATACCATGATGGATGGCAAGGATTCTTATATCAATGATATCCATGATCACCGCGTTGAGATTGATGGGTACTTCTATTGGATCATTCGTCTCAATGACGCTGATGCGAAGAGCCGTGGTATTAAGCATAACCAAATCGTTGAAGTATTTAATGATCGTGGTTCTGTGTTATGTGCCGCTCATATTACCAGTCGCGTACCTGCGGGCACGGTGCACTCTTATGAGTCTTCGGCGCTCTATGAGCCAATTGGCGAACCAGGACGCTCACCAGATCGTGGCGGCTCGGTAAATACATTAACCCCAAGCCGTCCAATTATTAAAAAGTCACACTCAACTGCATGTAACTCTTGCTTAGTGAATATCCGTGTATGGGAGGGAGAGTAATTATGGAAAATCAACAAGTAATCCAAACTTGGAACCTGATCGTAGACGTAGAGCGCTGCGAAAACTGTAACAACTGTTTCATGGCCGACAAAGATGAATATTGCGGCAACAGTTTCCCTGGTTACACTGAAGAGCAGCCTCGTCACGGACATCGCTGGATTGATATTAAACGCAGAGAAAGAGGTAGCGGTTCATTAGTTGATGTTGCTTACCTACCGACAATGTGTAACCAGTGTAAAGATGCGCCATGTGTGAAAGCTGCGAAAAATGGTGAGATTTATCAACGTGATGACGGGATTGTGATCATCGATCCTATTAAAGCGAAAGGGCAAGAGCGCTTAGTGAAAACCTGTCCTTACGGGCACATTTGGTGGAACGAAGAGTTGTCGCTACCGCAAAAATGGTTCTTTGATGCACACTTGCTAGATAACGGCTGGAAAGAGCCACGTTGCGTGCAGTCTTGTGCAACAGGCGCATTGCAGTCAGTGAAAACCAGTGACCAAGAAATGGAAGAAACCGCCAAGCGTGATAACTTGCAAGTGCTTCATCCAGAGCACGGCACGCGTCCTCGAATTTGGTATAAAAACCTACATCGCTTTAATAAGCAGCACATCGCAGGTTCGGTCATTATGACCGTTGATGGAGTGTCTGATTGTGTAGAGTCTGCGATTGTGAGTCTAAGCCAAAACGGTAACAAGATTGCCGATCTCAATACCGATTACTTCGGTGACTTTAAGTTTGATGACTTAACTGAAAGCCCTGAACCGTACAC is a genomic window of Vibrio neonatus containing:
- a CDS encoding efflux RND transporter periplasmic adaptor subunit, translating into MKLFPLIISLLLGISLVGCDLSHSDEVVPSSIKPIKTTQLQLQHIDPSYQFLGEIVPVKNSPISFRVGGEIQSISVEMGQKVSKGQLLASLDDADLKLAVKSATTEFVLAKSEYQRAKQLQAKKLISKDALDQAYTQYKTTEAALEQAKTDLSYGKIYAPFSGVVSMRHSNAHQVVAPLQPIVNIIDNSSYNVSVSVPVLVAHRLMGRQPKLQFVSDTLPDHPFPAQIIEISSQPDLDTNSYLVKVAFNSTIPLMPGHSGQLQVFIQSDQSAPNPIQSSAWIDMAEVNHMQKGHVWIYDPSSSKVHRRLVSVNLDTGMVFGVKSGEILVESGVQTLVENQIVRPWIRERGI
- a CDS encoding TetR/AcrR family transcriptional regulator produces the protein MQRKQGRRSAEEAEKTKLMILSSAAFLFCEKGYNQVSVRDISERAGVTHSLIRHYFGSKVQIWRAIIDQMHDYVDIYGKGLEEYIEVDVADKSFIYHYLCHFMAYMLRCPQLCQIMLDYIHHPDNGAQDGEEYSPHIQSVVERAYANIPDVIARLSSNPNLTMWRFLTHAGGAVAFKPFMAAAWPGKTYQQGLLEHWKLYEQEIAREYDIAQSQRLSASGIDELVIDVECHDADLKKIYQQQLELLKQDQQ
- a CDS encoding sodium:solute symporter family protein — encoded protein: MNSVLIMVLLYNLVVIGGIGWYLNQQDKASGRVTDMARGGADANIAMFSVTLAITYLGSAHVYGLMEMSYGMGAVALWFCFAHTILMCVICMGTGRWVRRLGCSTIPELQGNLFGKQMRNLTACISAMVVFGLVSLETQAIGIALSATSGWSLPFSIIVGAFLGLAYVTMGGIKQTMWVNLVNAVVMYSSIIIAAVYLGFVLPEGWDGVRQFYIDNGQEFKLSIFGTPDLLFGFGIATVFSVVFSQSVNQQGMAAAMSAKDESVIRRSIWIAAPINGIFGVFPVLVGLAAFTIPEFAELGPKLAGATLVVKLLPTWLVVMLQAGFVGALLSTYAMTVLAPATIFTKDIIQANRKTPMTPIEEKRTIQRLIIAFGSVAAVLTFFNQPAIVPAINWLFAWLAPLFFVTVAGLFWKRNTNVAVTVLLVSWACNMIWTIRPLKHAIIEVLPMTARLENAHITASVAFILTIVLLMFAGESKPAKFRSKNMKQASSH
- a CDS encoding sigma-54 interaction domain-containing protein, which encodes MDKDSFYKQAVEALTGSLSLHHGLQNCLKFMTEVIPGDVLSVHLWDENLCSLRIIASADMTSSRACNIIIPIEEDFRYIPRWEQTNDVKAVNDYQDDPISAKVQEHLKSIYGNHTYSHMISRIKIGDERICDIALLARGENRFTSLHTELFSSLNSPFGIAVSNSIKHLEIKQMHENLLKENQDLKHKIAGIHRIDVIGSDSGLKQTMQQVEAIALTDAPVLILGETGVGKDVIANEIQALSTRKDEPFIRVNCGAIPESLIDSELFGHEKGAFTGAIERQIGRFERANKGTLFLDEIGELSKQAQVRLLRVLQNGEMERIGSNSTIKVDVRIIAATNRSLDKMVENNTFRADLYYRLCLFPITVPPLRQRLEDIPLFANHFISQCCNKLHIPQPEIALGEIANLQSYHWPGNVRELANIIERSVISCQGAELTFCTTEPAATPYLLSAQQDPETMFYTLDEINKSHIEKVLLFTKGKIQGANGAAEILDINPHTLRSRIKKLGIQVHTLH
- a CDS encoding molybdopterin-dependent oxidoreductase, yielding MKIPNIAADKQLKVILFGLTHTINVLTKKDRKFKALVSQKDFTACICIRTSDVGRVFKFNNGKVRSQSKKDINCDVVMTFESAEDAMKMMVPWRDYQDVIDLAKLFKVDICGKKDDTVVVHFTDILGAIMDNQVKYGTPMPDGTMRYVNNTNGGPVFVFVKDDKIIRITPIDLAEDDAKPWTIKARGQEFTPTNKVTVSPHTQGIKSTIYSKDRILYPMKRVDFDPDGERNPQNRGISGYERISWEEATDIVAKEIVRVKKEFGPGAIMNGSGSHHTWGNLGYWLSARPRFFNTIGTSYVAHNPDSWEGFYWGAMHHWGNSIRLGAPDTYSTVEDALQHTDMIVFWSADPESTSGVYGAMEGTQRRLWAKQLGIEFVHIDPFYNHTAALLGGKWFGTKPSTSNAMALAIAYVWMKEGLYDKDFVADKTEGFAEWQEYVLGNEDGIPKTPEWQEDETGIPAHDVRALARKWGSKRVYLAAGGIQGFGSACRSATGAEWARSMVCLMAMQGIGKPGVNMGCLQQGTPVDTRFFFPGYSEGGLSGDYEGTGVGVNMYQRMPQVMTMNTVKQVVPRLKIPEAILEGKTTGYPTDTKSIEGQFFEFKYPAPGHAPIKMYYKYGGSHFGTMNDSNRYAHMYRSPNLETVVNQSIWLEGEAKFADVILPACTNFERWDIGEFANCGGYIHHCYTQVNHRVVTIQHKCIEPLGESKSDYEIFRMIASKLGLGAYYSEGTSELEWVRRLFNGTDLPSKISWKQFLKRGYYVVPPPKEEHRDPVSWRWYYEGRKKDVPEMNPLPSEYKEGFKEGLQTQSGKIEFVCNSLKRFAPDDPERPIMTKYIPSWEGPHSGELYEKYPLQMISPHSRYSFHTMMDGKDSYINDIHDHRVEIDGYFYWIIRLNDADAKSRGIKHNQIVEVFNDRGSVLCAAHITSRVPAGTVHSYESSALYEPIGEPGRSPDRGGSVNTLTPSRPIIKKSHSTACNSCLVNIRVWEGE
- a CDS encoding 4Fe-4S dicluster domain-containing protein, with translation MENQQVIQTWNLIVDVERCENCNNCFMADKDEYCGNSFPGYTEEQPRHGHRWIDIKRRERGSGSLVDVAYLPTMCNQCKDAPCVKAAKNGEIYQRDDGIVIIDPIKAKGQERLVKTCPYGHIWWNEELSLPQKWFFDAHLLDNGWKEPRCVQSCATGALQSVKTSDQEMEETAKRDNLQVLHPEHGTRPRIWYKNLHRFNKQHIAGSVIMTVDGVSDCVESAIVSLSQNGNKIADLNTDYFGDFKFDDLTESPEPYTIKVSHPKGQYETSLVLEDSINLGVLVLE